The following coding sequences lie in one Spodoptera frugiperda isolate SF20-4 chromosome 24, AGI-APGP_CSIRO_Sfru_2.0, whole genome shotgun sequence genomic window:
- the LOC118278463 gene encoding serine protease snake-like: MFRHYLILIVSSAIVSVFSQLLSLPEGSMCKDGDARGVCVHIYKCQNAHFFLKTKQYPPICSFDGKEPIVCCTDCNIVDDIRKIVFNPGAGLLPLTGQKANDKCVDYVNELDYPCKATGSFTRKLDPTVDCYRLRSEGGSNSKRPPRTDFYLALLGYGGDKNTAQWKCAGTIISENFVLTAAHCLVREGLGPVKYIAVGVSNRLDPTGWQKYDVKGVFPHPEYQTGLKYHDIALIKTDTIKFSRQVLPACLHSDPETNGTDVGGVLVWNPTGEDQGKMKVFPTYEFNEVQCSFYYPPHDELPIGFDASSQNCYGDVEKPEDSCQSDSGSPLLLYRRRAFHCTRLVVGVMSIDRSCGTTSSSGLYTKVIHYVPWIESIVWP; encoded by the exons atgtttcgtcattatttaattttaatagtgtCTTCCGCGATTGTTTCTGTGTTTAGTCAATTATTAAGTTTGCCTGAag gtTCAATGTGTAAGGATGGCGATGCACGCGGCGTTTGTGTGCATATTTACAAATGTCAGAATGcacatttttttctcaaaacGAAACAGTATCCTCcg atATGTTCATTTGATGGAAAGGAGCCAATCGTGTGCTGTACTGACTGTAATATCGTTGATGATATCAG gaaAATTGTGTTCAATCCAGGCGCGGGATTGCTGCCTTTGACTGGACAAAAAGCGAACGata AATGCGTCGACTATGTAAATGAACTGGACTATCCCTGCAAGGCTACAGGTAGCTTCACAAGGAAACTGGATCCTACTGTCGATTGCTACCGACTCCGTAGCGAGGGAGGGTCCAACTCCAAACGGCCACCGCGCACAGATTTTTACTTG GCTTTATTGGGGTACGGAGGGGATAAGAATACGGCGCAGTGGAAGTGTGCTGGTACCATTATTAGCGAAAACTTCGTCTTGACGGCTGCACACTGCCTCGTGAGGGAAGGACT AGGGCCCGTCAAATATATAGCTGTGGGAGTTTCCAACCGTTTGGACCCGACTGGATGGCAGAAGTATGATGTAAAGGGGGTGTTCCCTCATCCGGAGTACCAGACTGGTTTAAAATACCATGATATTGCCCTTATTAAAACAGACAC GATAAAATTCAGCCGGCAAGTACTTCCAGCATGTCTACATTCAGATCCGGAGACAAACGGTACTGATGTAGGAGGGGTCCTGGTTTGGAACCCGACTGGTGAAGACCAGGGGAAGATGAAAGTG TTTCCTACATATGAATTCAACGAGGTCCAGTGCTCCTTCTACTACCCTCCTCATGATGAGCTGCCTATAGGGTTCGACGCCAGCTCGCAGAACTGCTATGGAGATGTTGAGAAACCTGAAGATTCCTGTCAG AGTGACAGCGGGAGCCCGTTACTCTTATACAGGAGACGTGCTTTCCATTGCACACGTCTGGTCGTGGGTGTCATGTCCATTGACAGAAGCTGTGGGACCACCAGCAGCTCAGGACTGTACACAAAGGTTATACACTATGTTCCCTGGATCGAAAGTATTGTTTGGCCTTGA